One genomic segment of Bradyrhizobium prioriisuperbiae includes these proteins:
- a CDS encoding MmgE/PrpD family protein yields MLERTPTSQTRHLADFAATTELASVPAATRARLKECLLDTIGVAAFSAQFAESSPAFRNGVLAMGYGPGDATVIGEARTYAPMQAALLNGAFAHTLDFDDTNVWGYLHPGAPVIAAALVEAERLRSSGAELLEALAVGYEVACRVGAALGQTAYDRGFHITSVAGIFGGVAAAGRLRRIDGATIASAFGVAGSSAAGSMQYLSNGSWNKRLHPGLAAHAALLSLGLAQAGVLGAEAAIDGQYGLLAGYTDKPNAALLTERLGTWWPSTNTALKPFPSCRLTHTAAEAALLLRERATEGQRRNARLRVRLSPKAVQIVGEPLPNKIKPANIVEGQFSVYFQVAVSWLDGRCNWQSYERLGASDVDTFASTIEVVADDNLAMAAAELTDTVHPSLTLRIDDPLGESNRPLDPDHVHRKFRDLAMPVYGKERVKRIVERVAALEEEPDAAVLIHLLRAESGS; encoded by the coding sequence GTGCTTGAGCGCACTCCTACGTCGCAGACGCGACATCTAGCGGACTTCGCCGCTACCACTGAGCTCGCGAGTGTTCCTGCGGCTACGCGAGCGCGACTCAAGGAATGCCTGCTCGACACGATCGGCGTTGCGGCATTTTCTGCGCAATTCGCTGAAAGCAGCCCAGCGTTCCGCAACGGTGTCCTTGCCATGGGCTACGGTCCCGGCGATGCGACGGTCATCGGCGAGGCCCGGACCTATGCGCCGATGCAGGCGGCGCTCCTCAACGGCGCGTTTGCCCATACACTCGATTTCGACGATACCAACGTCTGGGGATACCTCCATCCCGGCGCCCCTGTGATCGCAGCGGCATTGGTGGAGGCTGAGCGCCTGCGTTCGAGTGGGGCCGAACTGCTCGAAGCACTCGCGGTTGGTTATGAGGTCGCCTGCCGGGTCGGCGCCGCGCTTGGGCAGACGGCATACGACCGGGGTTTCCACATCACGTCTGTGGCCGGTATCTTTGGCGGGGTCGCGGCGGCCGGGCGGCTCCGGCGGATCGACGGTGCCACAATAGCAAGTGCGTTCGGCGTCGCAGGGAGCAGTGCCGCCGGCTCCATGCAATACCTGTCGAATGGTTCGTGGAACAAGCGCCTCCATCCGGGGCTTGCCGCGCATGCGGCACTGCTGTCGTTGGGATTGGCGCAGGCGGGCGTCCTCGGCGCCGAGGCGGCGATTGATGGGCAATACGGATTGCTGGCGGGCTACACGGACAAGCCGAATGCGGCGCTTCTGACAGAACGGCTCGGGACTTGGTGGCCGAGCACCAACACGGCTCTGAAACCGTTTCCGTCCTGTCGACTCACGCATACCGCAGCGGAGGCAGCACTCCTGCTGCGCGAGCGGGCGACCGAAGGGCAGCGCAGGAACGCGCGGCTGCGGGTACGCCTGTCGCCCAAGGCGGTGCAGATTGTCGGTGAGCCTCTCCCCAACAAGATCAAGCCAGCGAACATCGTGGAGGGGCAGTTCAGTGTCTATTTTCAGGTCGCAGTTTCCTGGCTCGACGGGCGCTGCAACTGGCAAAGCTACGAGCGCCTGGGTGCAAGCGACGTCGATACCTTCGCTTCGACGATTGAGGTCGTTGCCGACGACAACCTCGCAATGGCGGCCGCTGAGCTGACCGACACCGTGCATCCGTCTCTGACGTTACGCATCGATGATCCGCTCGGCGAGAGCAATCGTCCGCTCGATCCAGACCATGTTCACCGCAAGTTTCGCGATCTCGCCATGCCCGTTTACGGCAAGGAGCGGGTGAAACGGATTGTGGAGCGCGTCGCGGCGCTCGAAGAGGAACCAGACGCCGCCGTCCTCATCCATCTGCTCCGCGCGGAGTCTGGCTCATGA
- a CDS encoding CoA ester lyase, translating to MSEQDFVRRSQLVTPAASEKMIVKALAVDCDSVVIDLEDAIAPGRKAEGRQVLRNALSGANAGTRELGVRINGLETPWCLDDLLALEGLPIDTIVVPKVNCAEDVYAYDQLVRQIEFRLKKRLTLQLLIETARGLENAYAIARASPRIRCLIFGVGDFMADTGMAFDAALLMPVRSRVVTAASAAGVQAIDHVHPAVADIEGLNRAAREAHALGFAGKWAIHPQQVGPINMAFSPSPEEIEKARRIVDVYETAQRAGQGAISLDGALVDEAVLKIARRSLAIARSNS from the coding sequence ATGAGCGAACAGGACTTTGTCCGCCGAAGCCAGTTGGTGACGCCGGCCGCGAGTGAAAAAATGATCGTCAAGGCGCTTGCCGTTGACTGCGATAGTGTGGTCATCGATCTCGAAGACGCAATTGCGCCGGGCCGGAAAGCGGAAGGCAGGCAGGTGCTACGCAATGCTCTATCCGGTGCAAATGCCGGAACTAGAGAACTAGGTGTCCGGATCAACGGCCTTGAAACGCCGTGGTGTCTCGACGACCTTCTGGCCCTTGAGGGGCTTCCGATCGACACGATAGTTGTACCGAAGGTCAATTGCGCGGAAGACGTCTATGCGTACGACCAGCTTGTCCGCCAGATCGAGTTTCGCCTGAAAAAGAGACTGACACTTCAGCTGTTGATCGAAACAGCGCGCGGGCTTGAAAATGCATATGCAATTGCACGGGCTTCGCCACGGATCCGCTGCCTGATCTTCGGCGTCGGCGACTTCATGGCCGACACCGGAATGGCGTTCGATGCCGCACTGCTTATGCCGGTGCGCAGCCGCGTCGTTACAGCGGCGTCCGCTGCCGGCGTTCAGGCGATCGACCATGTTCACCCCGCCGTGGCCGATATCGAGGGCCTTAACCGCGCGGCGCGTGAGGCGCATGCGCTCGGCTTCGCCGGCAAATGGGCGATCCACCCGCAGCAGGTCGGGCCGATCAACATGGCCTTCAGCCCTTCGCCCGAAGAGATCGAAAAGGCGCGGCGGATCGTCGACGTCTACGAGACAGCGCAACGCGCTGGTCAGGGTGCAATCTCCCTCGACGGCGCGCTCGTGGATGAAGCGGTGCTCAAGATTGCGAGACGCAGCCTTGCGATTGCTCGATCGAACTCGTGA
- a CDS encoding MFS transporter: MEYTAAQRLDRLPETKFHRRIAAMIAAGLFFDTFDLYLASSVMAAFTSTRWATVEQNAQFASAGAFGALIGAFLAGWLGDLYGRKFSFQFNLLLFGGASLAAVFVPSMDWLIPLRFIMGIGLGAEIVVAYATITEFVPPTKRGKWSAILFFVGTAALPTSNVLGYLLIPAVGWRSMFAIAGLGAMFVWWMRKQLPESPRWLESKGYIKEAREILDRIEADVVKDTGAALPVPDVAASVSSTAKFTFGDLFKPNLLGSTITGMVLHIVALSSLYGFIVWLPTFLIKQGLSLETALGHAAQVSIGALVGVVAGAWWSDKWSRKRSIVLISIVSAVVGYIYANVGSIESTKLLGSALIALIYFSAAMGYSAYVPELFPTELRLRGTGISSMAGRAASIVAPQVVAVLFAANGVTAVTLVLVGLFLIQAVVIGLFGVETNSRSLESQFAARSGGTPTVERRVAADI; this comes from the coding sequence ATGGAATATACAGCAGCGCAACGGCTCGACCGTTTGCCGGAGACCAAATTTCACCGCCGCATTGCCGCGATGATTGCGGCGGGGCTGTTTTTCGACACTTTCGATCTCTATTTGGCGTCAAGCGTGATGGCAGCGTTCACGTCCACGAGGTGGGCAACGGTAGAACAGAACGCTCAGTTTGCTTCCGCCGGTGCGTTTGGCGCCCTCATCGGTGCCTTTCTCGCAGGATGGCTCGGCGACCTATATGGCCGCAAGTTTTCGTTTCAGTTCAATTTGCTTCTATTCGGCGGCGCCTCGCTAGCCGCTGTCTTTGTACCCTCGATGGACTGGCTGATCCCGCTTCGCTTCATCATGGGAATCGGGCTCGGCGCCGAGATAGTCGTGGCCTACGCGACGATTACCGAGTTTGTACCTCCCACGAAGCGCGGCAAGTGGAGCGCGATTCTCTTCTTCGTTGGCACGGCGGCTTTGCCAACATCCAACGTCCTGGGCTACCTGCTGATCCCGGCGGTTGGCTGGCGCTCGATGTTCGCCATCGCCGGCCTTGGTGCCATGTTCGTTTGGTGGATGCGCAAGCAGCTGCCGGAATCGCCGCGCTGGCTCGAATCGAAGGGCTATATAAAGGAAGCACGCGAAATTCTTGATCGTATCGAAGCCGACGTTGTGAAGGATACCGGGGCAGCCTTGCCGGTTCCGGATGTCGCAGCTTCGGTGTCGAGCACCGCAAAATTTACTTTCGGGGACTTGTTCAAACCGAACTTGCTCGGTTCGACGATTACCGGGATGGTGCTGCATATTGTGGCGCTGAGCTCGCTCTACGGTTTTATCGTTTGGTTGCCGACATTCCTGATTAAGCAGGGCCTATCATTGGAAACGGCGCTCGGTCATGCGGCGCAGGTCTCCATCGGCGCTTTGGTTGGCGTCGTTGCAGGCGCTTGGTGGTCAGACAAATGGAGCCGCAAGCGTAGCATCGTTCTCATTTCGATTGTTTCGGCCGTGGTCGGCTACATCTATGCAAATGTCGGGTCGATCGAGAGTACCAAGCTTTTGGGGAGCGCCTTGATTGCACTTATCTATTTCAGCGCAGCGATGGGTTACAGCGCGTATGTTCCCGAGCTCTTCCCAACGGAGCTCCGCTTGCGAGGGACTGGAATTTCAAGCATGGCGGGCCGTGCTGCGTCGATCGTGGCGCCGCAGGTGGTCGCAGTACTGTTCGCTGCAAACGGCGTCACTGCGGTAACGCTCGTGCTTGTCGGGCTCTTTCTCATTCAGGCCGTCGTCATCGGTCTCTTCGGTGTCGAGACGAATTCACGCAGTCTCGAAAGCCAGTTTGCCGCCAGAAGTGGTGGAACACCGACTGTAGAAAGACGAGTTGCCGCAGACATATAG
- a CDS encoding DUF308 domain-containing protein, whose amino-acid sequence MTTQTIDQRPAQPTPGWLKGYYFTRFAFSAAWVATAFGAAKNVPMLAAIMLVGYPAWDGIANFVDAQRNGGLGRNKTQLLNFIVSIITTVAVAVALGSMNSVLVVFGIWAGFAGIFQLATGVRRWKSYGAQWAMILSGAQSALAGFLFVKMAGGTEPVGISTVAPYAAFGAFYFLVSAVWLTVSQARKST is encoded by the coding sequence TTGACTACTCAGACGATCGATCAACGACCTGCCCAGCCCACTCCGGGGTGGCTCAAGGGCTACTACTTCACCCGCTTTGCCTTCTCGGCGGCCTGGGTCGCGACGGCCTTCGGCGCCGCGAAAAATGTGCCGATGCTGGCCGCGATCATGCTGGTTGGTTATCCAGCATGGGACGGCATTGCGAACTTTGTCGATGCCCAGCGCAATGGGGGCCTCGGCCGTAACAAGACTCAGTTGCTGAACTTCATCGTCAGCATTATCACCACAGTCGCCGTGGCCGTCGCACTCGGCAGCATGAACAGCGTACTTGTGGTATTCGGCATCTGGGCCGGCTTCGCGGGCATTTTCCAACTCGCCACCGGCGTCCGCCGCTGGAAATCCTATGGCGCCCAATGGGCAATGATCCTGAGCGGCGCGCAGTCCGCATTGGCCGGCTTCCTATTTGTGAAGATGGCTGGCGGTACCGAGCCGGTCGGTATCTCCACCGTCGCCCCATATGCCGCCTTCGGCGCCTTCTACTTCCTCGTTTCGGCTGTCTGGCTGACGGTGAGCCAGGCCCGCAAGAGCACGTAA
- a CDS encoding cupin domain-containing protein → MIDQNMPLANDKVQYETLLEADGYHVSKATVRAGGETQWHYHTSVSDRWVVVAGVLTVEFRVGDEKRSVQVIDYFSVDRGVIHHVKNETENDVTYILIQSGGKRDIVLDQLEEMPRQYRIGSV, encoded by the coding sequence GTGATTGACCAGAATATGCCGCTTGCGAACGATAAAGTTCAATATGAAACACTCCTTGAAGCGGATGGCTACCATGTTTCGAAAGCTACTGTGCGTGCCGGCGGCGAGACACAATGGCACTATCACACAAGCGTAAGTGATCGCTGGGTTGTCGTTGCCGGTGTGTTGACGGTCGAGTTTAGAGTTGGCGATGAAAAAAGATCGGTACAAGTAATCGACTATTTTTCTGTTGATCGGGGGGTGATTCATCACGTCAAAAACGAAACGGAGAATGATGTCACATATATTCTAATTCAGTCGGGGGGTAAGCGAGACATCGTACTAGATCAACTTGAAGAGATGCCGCGACAATATCGGATTGGGAGTGTTTGA
- a CDS encoding IS5 family transposase (programmed frameshift) encodes MRKNLFWLSDEQWGRIEPHLPTDVRGVERADDRRVISGIIHVLRSGCRWCDCPPEYGPPTTIYNRFVRWARRGVWENLFRELAGRGRATDTQMIDSTHVKAHRSAAGGKKGEHNQAIGRSRGGRNTKIHALADAKGRLIAILLTGGEAHDCPVAERLIHRVMPPECMLGDKAYDSAELREELHARGTKPVIPNRRNRKQPFSFNKRLYKLRWRIESAFSRLKDFRRIATRYDKLARNYLASVCLAAALVWWI; translated from the exons GTGCGCAAGAATCTATTTTGGTTGAGCGACGAACAGTGGGGACGGATTGAACCTCACCTTCCGACGGATGTCCGCGGCGTAGAGCGCGCGGATGATCGTCGGGTCATCAGCGGCATCATTCATGTGCTGAGAAGCGGCTGCCGCTGGTGCGATTGCCCGCCCGAATATGGTCCTCCGACGACGATTTACAATCGCTTTGTGCGCTGGGCACGACGTGGGGTCTGGGAAAATCTGTTCCGAGAGCTTGCCGGCCGGGGCCGCGCCACGGACACGCAAATGATCGACTCAACCCATGTCAAAGCACATCGCTCGGCAGCGGGCGGAAAAA AGGGGGAGCACAATCAGGCTATTGGCCGCTCGCGCGGAGGGCGCAACACGAAGATCCACGCACTCGCAGATGCTAAGGGGCGCCTGATCGCCATTCTGCTGACCGGAGGTGAAGCGCATGACTGCCCGGTCGCGGAACGACTGATCCACAGGGTGATGCCGCCGGAGTGCATGCTCGGCGACAAGGCTTACGACAGCGCCGAATTGCGCGAGGAATTGCACGCGCGCGGGACCAAGCCGGTTATCCCAAACCGCCGCAACAGGAAGCAACCTTTCAGCTTCAACAAGCGCCTCTACAAGCTGCGCTGGCGTATCGAGAGCGCTTTCAGCAGACTGAAGGACTTCAGGCGCATCGCAACCCGATACGATAAGCTGGCCCGCAACTACTTGGCATCTGTCTGCCTCGCCGCCGCTCTTGTATGGTGGATCTAA
- a CDS encoding ABC transporter ATP-binding protein — MLARTEIPSQVEAYDLIHMEQAGLVYRCGDSVVEALAKTELRIAAGDFVALVGPSGCGKSTILKLVSGLLQATSGFVFLAGREIGAQDVRIGMAFQNPTLLPWLTIRQNVMLPLKIVRPFRQEWRKKRRSEYTERARHLLASVGLLDFEHHYPWQLSGGMQQRASLCRALIHNPTLLLLDEPFGALDQFTREELWETLQQLWINQKPTVLLVTHDLRESAYLANRIIVMSARPGRIVEDQRVPFARPRNVEMTYRPDFVVLTQRLRSLIVAGNEAKVVAGNEAKAARSGAIQ; from the coding sequence ATGCTGGCGAGAACCGAAATCCCAAGTCAGGTCGAAGCTTATGATCTGATTCATATGGAGCAGGCGGGTCTCGTATATCGCTGCGGCGACTCCGTAGTCGAGGCGCTGGCAAAAACCGAGCTACGAATCGCTGCTGGCGATTTCGTCGCGCTGGTGGGGCCGTCGGGCTGCGGCAAGTCAACAATCCTGAAACTGGTAAGCGGCTTGCTGCAAGCGACGTCGGGCTTTGTGTTTTTGGCGGGGCGCGAGATAGGCGCCCAGGACGTTCGCATCGGAATGGCTTTCCAAAACCCAACGCTGCTTCCATGGCTGACCATTCGTCAGAATGTCATGCTGCCGCTAAAGATCGTTCGTCCTTTTCGGCAAGAGTGGCGCAAGAAAAGGCGTAGCGAATATACTGAACGCGCGCGACACCTGCTCGCTAGTGTGGGATTGCTCGACTTCGAGCACCACTACCCGTGGCAACTGTCGGGCGGTATGCAACAACGCGCATCGCTATGCCGAGCGCTTATTCACAACCCGACGCTATTGCTGCTAGACGAGCCGTTTGGCGCGTTGGATCAGTTTACCCGTGAGGAGTTGTGGGAAACGCTGCAGCAGCTGTGGATCAATCAGAAACCGACAGTGCTTCTGGTGACGCACGATCTTCGGGAAAGCGCCTACCTAGCGAACCGCATCATTGTCATGAGCGCGCGACCAGGGCGCATCGTCGAGGATCAGCGTGTGCCCTTCGCTCGGCCCCGAAATGTGGAAATGACTTATCGGCCGGATTTCGTAGTCCTCACTCAAAGACTGCGTAGCCTTATTGTTGCGGGAAACGAGGCAAAAGTTGTTGCGGGAAACGAGGCAAAAGCCGCGCGTTCCGGAGCAATCCAATGA
- a CDS encoding ABC transporter permease translates to MIATLKRRSLSTIVIVGVFVFWEVACLTFDISDIVLPRPSQIAVELWNRWPLIAPHVLQTLYTTLIGFALGVAIGVAFGVMIGSSRLAYETAYPLLIGFNAIPKVAIVPILVLWFGMGTTPAILSSMSIAMFPVVVNIATGLATTEPELEDVLRALKATKLDILWNVGLPRTAPYFFASLKVAVTLSFVGTVLAETVAANKGIGNMMIVASSSFNVPLVFAGLIVLAIMGIALHVLFSLIEIRLTGWANRRSEILAN, encoded by the coding sequence ATGATTGCCACGCTTAAGCGGCGGTCTCTGTCGACTATCGTCATCGTTGGTGTGTTCGTCTTTTGGGAGGTCGCATGCTTAACTTTTGATATTAGCGATATCGTCCTGCCCCGTCCAAGTCAGATTGCTGTCGAACTCTGGAATCGTTGGCCGCTGATTGCGCCACATGTGTTGCAGACCCTCTACACGACTTTGATTGGCTTTGCGCTTGGTGTTGCGATCGGTGTCGCCTTCGGCGTTATGATTGGATCGTCCAGGCTGGCATATGAAACGGCCTATCCCCTCTTGATTGGCTTTAACGCTATTCCAAAAGTGGCCATCGTCCCGATCCTGGTTCTGTGGTTCGGAATGGGAACGACGCCTGCAATACTTTCGTCGATGTCGATCGCCATGTTCCCGGTCGTTGTCAACATCGCGACTGGCCTGGCAACGACCGAACCCGAGCTCGAAGACGTCTTAAGGGCACTCAAGGCGACAAAGCTGGACATCCTCTGGAACGTAGGCCTGCCTCGTACGGCTCCTTACTTCTTCGCTTCGTTAAAGGTCGCGGTCACGCTCTCATTTGTTGGTACGGTTCTCGCAGAGACCGTCGCGGCAAACAAGGGCATCGGCAATATGATGATTGTGGCATCATCAAGCTTCAACGTGCCTCTGGTATTTGCCGGCCTGATCGTCCTCGCAATCATGGGAATTGCGCTTCACGTCCTCTTTTCGCTGATCGAAATCCGATTGACCGGCTGGGCCAATCGTAGATCGGAAATTCTGGCCAACTAG
- a CDS encoding ABC transporter substrate-binding protein, with protein sequence MPTMSRRRTLLGVASIIAAPSIVRAQGAVTQLRFTLDIQVQGVHAFYYLAREKGYLREEGIELVIDQGEGSAAVTSRVMSGAYDAGFGDINAIIEMAAKRPGEAPQMVYQYYNRPPFALIVKASSPIKTLKDFEGHTVGAPAGAATVRLLPLLAKLNGVDPSRITLSNMQSKLQEQLFLQDQVDALASYDNNLYFNLAILGKNPDRDFRWFRYGDFGLNLYANGVMVSRKLLKEKPDKVAGLVRAINRATRDVAADLNVGMATLMKAEPLLNERIEKQRLEWCFKNSFTSAETDRNGFGDIDDVRFSGAIDQVTTAFGLTRKPEPSDIFNRSFLPPKMERDFKLTST encoded by the coding sequence ATGCCTACGATGAGCCGTCGTCGCACGCTTCTGGGAGTGGCCTCAATTATTGCTGCGCCATCGATCGTCAGGGCCCAAGGTGCGGTGACTCAGCTTCGTTTCACCTTGGATATTCAAGTGCAGGGCGTACATGCCTTCTACTATCTCGCGCGCGAAAAAGGCTATTTGCGGGAGGAGGGCATCGAGCTTGTTATAGATCAAGGGGAAGGCTCAGCAGCGGTGACATCGCGCGTTATGTCCGGCGCTTACGACGCTGGCTTCGGTGACATCAACGCTATTATTGAAATGGCCGCCAAGCGCCCCGGCGAAGCACCGCAGATGGTCTACCAATACTACAACCGGCCGCCGTTCGCCTTGATTGTGAAGGCGTCGAGCCCGATCAAGACCTTGAAAGACTTCGAGGGACACACCGTCGGCGCACCAGCCGGCGCCGCGACGGTCCGGCTCCTTCCGCTGCTCGCTAAGCTCAATGGCGTTGATCCCAGCCGAATAACGCTTTCAAACATGCAATCGAAGCTGCAGGAGCAATTGTTTCTGCAGGATCAGGTCGACGCTCTCGCCAGCTATGACAACAACCTCTATTTCAATTTAGCTATCCTCGGAAAGAATCCAGACCGTGACTTCCGCTGGTTCAGGTACGGGGACTTTGGTCTCAATCTCTATGCAAACGGCGTTATGGTCTCGCGCAAGCTTCTGAAGGAGAAGCCGGACAAAGTTGCAGGTCTCGTGCGAGCCATTAATCGTGCTACAAGGGACGTCGCTGCGGACCTCAATGTCGGAATGGCGACACTGATGAAAGCCGAGCCGTTGCTCAATGAAAGGATCGAGAAGCAGAGGCTCGAGTGGTGTTTCAAGAACTCGTTCACGTCGGCTGAAACTGATCGGAATGGCTTTGGTGATATCGATGATGTTCGCTTTAGTGGTGCGATCGACCAAGTGACCACCGCGTTTGGCCTCACGCGAAAGCCAGAGCCCAGCGATATATTCAATCGGTCATTCCTGCCGCCGAAGATGGAGCGCGACTTTAAACTGACTTCTACCTAA
- a CDS encoding ABC transporter ATP-binding protein — protein MSEFISIEGIAKRYPARGGGSNVIFEDLWFAMGRGEFGCIIGHSGCGKTTVLNILAGLDTPSAGAVIVDGEAIDGPSLDRAVIFQSHALLPWRTVMGNVIFAVASKWPSWDKRKVLAHAQNYIDLVGLHGSELKRPSELSGGMKQRAGIARALSISPKIMLMDEPFSALDALNRGALQDEVRRICKETGQTTFMITHDVDEAIYLADKIFLMTNGPSSVIAEIVENPLARSYAREELHRHPHYYPIRNHIIDFLVRRSRTLRDTIVRYDPRDVPIVSPARLAAAT, from the coding sequence GTGAGCGAGTTTATCTCGATCGAGGGTATCGCAAAACGATACCCGGCACGTGGCGGCGGCTCGAACGTCATTTTCGAAGATCTCTGGTTCGCGATGGGACGCGGCGAATTCGGCTGCATCATCGGCCACTCCGGATGCGGCAAGACTACGGTCCTGAACATACTGGCTGGGCTCGACACTCCGAGTGCCGGCGCCGTCATCGTCGATGGAGAGGCCATCGATGGTCCAAGTCTCGACCGTGCTGTGATCTTCCAGAGCCATGCATTGCTGCCGTGGCGTACTGTGATGGGGAATGTCATCTTCGCGGTCGCATCGAAATGGCCATCATGGGACAAGCGCAAGGTTCTTGCGCACGCGCAGAACTACATTGATCTAGTCGGACTGCACGGCTCGGAGCTTAAGCGCCCGTCGGAACTGTCCGGCGGCATGAAGCAGCGCGCGGGAATCGCCCGCGCGCTCAGCATCTCGCCGAAGATCATGCTGATGGACGAGCCGTTCTCCGCGCTCGATGCGCTGAACCGCGGCGCGCTGCAAGACGAGGTTAGGCGGATCTGCAAGGAAACCGGGCAAACGACCTTCATGATCACCCATGACGTCGACGAAGCGATCTATCTCGCCGACAAGATCTTTCTGATGACCAACGGCCCTAGTTCGGTCATTGCCGAGATCGTTGAGAACCCGCTGGCCAGGAGCTACGCGCGCGAGGAACTGCACCGGCATCCCCACTACTATCCTATCCGCAACCACATCATCGATTTTCTCGTGAGGCGCAGCCGCACCCTGCGCGACACGATCGTCCGATATGATCCTCGCGATGTCCCAATCGTGAGCCCCGCAAGGCTGGCCGCGGCGACCTGA
- the ntrB gene encoding nitrate ABC transporter permease gives MAHSIRLRASLLSALILMAFIATWHLATRSAARTVSMSPEYAELMGLAVTQGKSPMPTPLDVGVTLWRQIERPFHDNGPNDRGIGIQLAYSMARVGASYLLAVMLAVPIGFLVGMSPVVSKALDPFIQILKPISPLAWMPLALYTIKDSTLSAIFVIFICALWPMLLNTAFGVASVRKEWINVARTLEVGVWRQAFSVILPAAAPTILTGMRISIGIAWLVIVAAEMLVGGTGIGYFVWNEWNNLSIANVIVAILGIGIVGMVLDQFLAILTKLVTFTE, from the coding sequence ATGGCGCATTCGATCCGCCTGCGTGCGTCGCTTCTGTCGGCCTTGATTTTGATGGCTTTCATCGCAACCTGGCATCTCGCAACGAGATCGGCGGCCCGCACTGTCAGCATGTCCCCCGAATATGCCGAGTTGATGGGCCTGGCGGTGACCCAGGGAAAGTCGCCGATGCCGACCCCTCTAGACGTCGGCGTGACGTTGTGGCGACAGATCGAGCGCCCGTTTCATGACAACGGCCCGAACGACCGCGGCATCGGCATACAGCTCGCCTATTCCATGGCGCGAGTCGGCGCCAGCTATCTGCTTGCCGTCATGCTCGCGGTGCCGATCGGATTTCTGGTCGGGATGTCGCCGGTGGTGAGCAAGGCGCTTGATCCCTTCATCCAGATCCTTAAACCGATTTCGCCGCTCGCCTGGATGCCACTCGCTCTGTACACGATCAAGGACTCGACGCTGTCGGCTATCTTCGTCATCTTCATATGCGCGTTGTGGCCGATGCTGCTGAACACCGCCTTCGGCGTCGCCAGCGTACGCAAGGAATGGATCAACGTCGCACGCACGCTCGAAGTCGGCGTATGGCGCCAGGCCTTCTCGGTGATTCTGCCGGCCGCCGCGCCAACCATCCTGACCGGGATGCGCATCTCGATCGGCATTGCCTGGCTCGTGATCGTCGCCGCAGAGATGCTGGTTGGCGGAACCGGCATCGGGTATTTCGTCTGGAACGAATGGAACAATCTGTCGATCGCCAATGTGATCGTAGCCATCTTGGGGATAGGAATTGTTGGAATGGTACTGGACCAGTTCCTCGCGATTTTAACGAAACTCGTCACCTTCACGGAGTAA